In Pseudomonas grandcourensis, the DNA window GGTTAATCGGGTGGGATCCGGCGTTGTGGTTCAGTTTGGGTACGAAAGCAATATGCCATTCCCGATACACACGCTAAATAAACGGCTCGCCAGCAAGACTGCTGGCGAGCCGTTGTAGATCTATCGCGAAACTTGATCAGAGGTACTCGACATTACCGTCGATGCTGATCGCTTGACCTGTCACGTTGTGAGCGGCAGGAGAGCAGAGAAATAAGGCCATTGCTGCCACATCCTCGGGTGGAGTCATCCGGCGCAATGAGATTTTCTTCAACGTCTGTTGGAGCATCTCCGGCTCTGAAATTCCTAATTGCTTGGCGCGATCACTGATGACGCGATCCTGGCGAGGGCCTTCGACGATACCCGGTAGGAGTGCGTTGACTCGAATGTCTCTTTCGCCCAACTCCGCAGCCAGGGACTTCATCAACCCTACAATTGCCCATTTGGTCGCCGCGTAAGGAGTCCGCCAAGCATAACCTAAGCGTCCTGCGACGGATGAGATGTGAATAATGTGAGCATGTTCTGACTCAACCAACAGGGGAATAGCATGATGGGCGAAGCGGTACTGTGCATTGAGGTTTATGTCTATCGTCTGTTCCCACTCGACATCACTGATCCTTTCTATCCCGGCTGTCGGCCCTGCGATGCCAGCATTGTTTATCAGAACATCCAGCCCATTCGCCCACTCTCGTTGTATCTCAAAGACACGCTTAACCTCATCTGAATTAGAAACATCGGCCAGCGTAGCTAGCGCCTCAGGGTAGCGTTCACGAAATGCTGAGACTGCCCGCTCGCTGACATCACAAACATGCACTTTCGCCCCGATCTCGAGATAGGCAGCGGCAATTACTTCTCCGATACCAGCTGCTCCCCCAGAAATCAGAACCT includes these proteins:
- a CDS encoding SDR family oxidoreductase, with the translated sequence MNVLKRLTPYSGLKVLISGGAAGIGEVIAAAYLEIGAKVHVCDVSERAVSAFRERYPEALATLADVSNSDEVKRVFEIQREWANGLDVLINNAGIAGPTAGIERISDVEWEQTIDINLNAQYRFAHHAIPLLVESEHAHIIHISSVAGRLGYAWRTPYAATKWAIVGLMKSLAAELGERDIRVNALLPGIVEGPRQDRVISDRAKQLGISEPEMLQQTLKKISLRRMTPPEDVAAMALFLCSPAAHNVTGQAISIDGNVEYL